Proteins found in one Legionella pneumophila subsp. pascullei genomic segment:
- the rplX gene encoding 50S ribosomal protein L24 gives MKRIKSGDEVIIIAGKSKGHIGKVLRVIDDAVVVEGGNLIKKHIKPNPQKPENKGGIIAREAPLHVSNVAHYNPVTKKADKVGFKYLDNNGVSKKVRYYKSNNEIIDRI, from the coding sequence ATGAAGCGTATTAAATCAGGCGATGAAGTAATTATTATTGCCGGTAAAAGTAAAGGTCATATAGGTAAGGTTCTAAGAGTAATTGATGATGCCGTAGTAGTGGAAGGTGGAAATCTAATTAAAAAACATATTAAGCCTAATCCACAAAAGCCTGAAAATAAGGGTGGAATCATTGCACGTGAAGCTCCATTACACGTTTCAAATGTTGCTCACTACAATCCTGTTACAAAAAAAGCTGATAAGGTTGGCTTTAAATATCTAGACAATAATGGTGTTAGTAAAAAGGTTAGATATTATAAATCTAACAATGAAATAATTGACCGTATATAG